A genome region from Cryptosporidium parvum Iowa II chromosome 8, whole genome shotgun sequence includes the following:
- a CDS encoding apicomplexan specific coiled coil protein, translated as MPIFVSLGYISETSQNSRVFRPASKWRRPMNAIGDGIYNLENSDPINWIGTAVITKEDWIRSYTSGRVFPLKLLPHYQLMSLVADYRKQILDENNIKEKETKLSFINSLMSEIEKFKVDISNSRLNGGDANASNEKCDNNFGTIQIQIKTFVSYPIRTEGALKPLVTVYNRQDLKNQFFLASLCCVDVILLDDVPAWSDIDIWDIAHSKIHICVVWKHERRILHQGGNALELFPYRCVKINGLPENIEFKDMKTIKEKNIKMRCLFSGRVLLTPVPGSEPDIYIYMLLNGKPFSCIRDPISMRNFDPSTSNYDKYYDLDRVDSSVESVIKEFETRGRFSGTLKCKVSVWPDNSCFLSRKEYSYLNLRPQKGIVYNILHDYQTKMPDHYSAPTLGPYGVWVGYSVNDKSDEFIDSKKFQNLFDEAIYQMNSATHEEKQVIPIEDYSYKKNDIQSDSDENFSNDKYLIDTKINAIEQLDPEYIEGDLKRFNQDIRSFKPYVPHMSTLLGSGINPGVAGEWITFIIQSRDEDGNKSCIGKSKIHIRLRSVGYIKYTFTAEPYGLEYKNPNNDALINVDESEVCKVGVDQIDVPIEWCSVESYHGVYNCRMRCERSGQYLLRVTMDGLPIGGSPYDVTITPSIPEAKASSTIGEGTIKCKACPTVNYMIDIEAIKACKGKVPKYINSFIVILCDEFGNRISTGGHQLKVKCNSKIGKIHAIYDNWDGSYVVYYTIHLEKTIQNFDQKIIDKINAICYKKNNSNQLKSYSYSNPTTTTTTTRAIEQALGVSTRVTNSKIDFNSEELGGLFNTRKLQHMTNFEYNDEHFLESEEVIITNICDLEISVYLNNRPIYGSPFTPYIDNLVEIRNWYRIVDLNSSDSTERKFEKLLESDDFEGAIKLMKELERKYLHDFKVILEELERDPTEQEQILDNVGKISNEQDQWTLLQKNKQRLEQIIRDNNDRENLILTFGRFLLKRLESQMIRRQKVDSDLSSYRILKENNLEPLCHSLEVEYNKFQQQRTRELIRLVSLLETNKLNSLEELMELYQLIADELRSLGRGNLANQFDLVNRCLIEEQQLTNIRESLQRKSEVLAKMDEMVTTREKALEMILSNYNQAIKMEEDHIEEEIEKIKVDILRKLNFNPSTGVQTEDSLSFTDTIIGPLILDRILGNDENQSKNDFNNNNNNHNNYHKSNFNKYFSIIDHNNSDYAIHVMKMYWKPLMEWDLKCFVKILKQCPRISICLRELFSYFANTRWKNNETQMSIYGDLIHKSDNGNYYSYKNNNFGNNNEIEESMNNNNNINNNNNNINNNDNLTSIDNNNHKFSNKENIKSISKWTVGTPLVTSDDPNLSIYRKAMGITRNGFKRLIISLNLSPELIKSEKTIEGLFHKYSMERTTSNIHYSNKNVRVITQELWIPLLRELAYINALVRFDVLRQSTLGSNALLRLYKNINDFTGKVDYSVWENNISSTNIGEKLMINLESDDFKGLSQNLINSKNKINDEQNNQNNMNKNKNNNNNNNSNNNNIELGGNHKNHVLQSGVAVTQDNIKDLNRVTAFRHFCELHLIPLYKQVYGNEDFTTMLMLPFSKILSSEQDELLRGLDAIDLKDSGGTCINSEEISGDNSNKELIENKKRYLSSQSTHEKVECKINNCLKIVVSQLKMNIASAIFIQLASKSMKEYEFDITRELVEFKRISNDDDILKNYYVTEFDYIKPLQLHEYLTNIGMIPGHISGNEMHNVVEKVLSSREEYLPKELPVTYKYPKSLSFPGYIETLSMCIAKGIVNKLSGSLWSEGDIRTEVIEHLVLFNLYDTSRI; from the coding sequence ATGCCAATTTTTGTTTCACTGGGGTATATCTCTGAAACTTCACAGAATTCTAGGGTATTTAGGCCAGCTTCAAAGTGGAGGAGGCCGATGAATGCAATTGGAGATggaatatataatttagaGAATTCAGATCCAATTAATTGGATTGGAACAGCAGTTATAACAAAGGAAGATTGGATTAGAAGCTATACATCTGGGAGAGTATTTCCACTAAAGCTTCTCCCTCATTATCAATTAATGTCTTTGGTTGCAGATTATCGCAAACAAATATTGGATGAAAATAAcataaaagaaaaggagACAAAGTTGTCCttcattaattcattaatgagtgaaattgaaaagttTAAAGTTGACATCTCAAATTCAAGACTAAATGGTGGTGATGCCAATGCCTCAAATGAAAAATgtgataataattttggtaCTATTCAAATACAGATTAAAACATTTGTATCATATCCAATAAGAACTGAAGGAGCATTAAAACCTCTTGTCACTGTTTATAATCGCCAAGACCTGAagaatcaattttttttagcaAGTCTTTGTTGTGTAGATGTTATTCTTTTAGACGATGTTCCTGCTTGGAGCGACATTGATATATGGGATATTGCTCATTCTAAAATTCACATTTGTGTAGTATGGAAGCATGAAAGAAGGATTTTGCATCAAGGAGGAAATGCCCTTGAGTTATTTCCATATAGGTGTGTAAAAATTAATGGTCTtccagaaaatattgaatttaaagatatgaaaacaataaaagaaaaaaatataaaaatgagATGTTTATTCTCTGGAAGGGTATTATTAACTCCAGTTCCTGGGAGTGAGCctgatatatatatatatatgttaTTAAATGGAAAACCATTTTCCTGTATTCGTGATCCTATTTCTATGAGAAATTTTGACCCAAGTACTTCCAATtatgataaatattatgaTTTGGATAGGGTTGATTCAAGTGTCGAAAGTGTTATTAAGGAATTTGAGACAAGAGGAAGATTTTCTGGAACTTTAAAATGTAAAGTAAGTGTTTGGCCAGACAATTCGTGCTTTTTAtcaagaaaagaatattctTACCTAAATCTTCGTCCTCAAAAAGGAATtgtatataatatattgcATGATTATCAAACTAAAATGCCTGATCACTATTCTGCTCCAACTTTAGGACCATATGGTGTATGGGTAGGATACTCTGTTAATGATAAAAGTGATGAGTTTATTGACTCTaagaaattccaaaatCTATTTGATGAAGCaatttatcaaatgaaTTCTGCAACACATGAAGAAAAGCAAGTAATACCTATTGAAGATTATtcatataaaaaaaatgatattcaAAGTGATAGCGATGAAAACTTTAGTAATGATAAATATCTTATCGATACAAAAATCAATGCAATCGAACAATTGGATCCAGAATATATTGAAGGTGATTTGAAGAGATTTAATCAAGATATAAGATCTTTTAAGCCTTATGTACCTCACATGAGTACTTTGCTAGGATCTGGAATAAATCCAGGAGTTGCTGGAGAATGGATCACTTTTATAATTCAATCTAGAGATGAAGATGGAAATAAATCGTGTATTGGAAAGAGTAAAATTCATATTCGTTTAAGATCTGTTGGATACATCAAATATACATTTACGGCTGAACCTTATGGATTAGAATAtaaaaatccaaataatgatgcattaattaatgTTGATGAAAGTGAAGTATGTAAGGTTGGTGTTGATCAAATTGATGTGCCAATAGAATGGTGTTCTGTTGAATCTTATCATGGTGTATATAATTGTAGGATGAGATGTGAGAGATCTGGCCAATATTTATTGAGAGTTACAATGGATGGACTTCCTATTGGAGGATCTCCATATGATGTTACTATCACTCCATCAATTCCAGAAGCAAAAGCATCTTCAACCATTGGTGAAGGAACTATTAAATGCAAGGCATGCCCAACAGTTAATTATATGATAGATATTGAAGCTATTAAAGCATGTAAAGGTAAAGTTCCTAagtatattaattcttttattgTAATATTATGTGATGAGTTTGGAAATCGTATTTCTACTGGAGGACACCAATTAAAGGTTAAAtgtaattcaaaaattggCAAAATACATGCAATATATGATAATTGGGATGGTTCTTATGTAGTTTATTATACCATTCATTTGGAAAAAACAATACAAAATTTTgatcaaaaaattatagaTAAGATTAATGCAATATGttataagaaaaataattcaaatcaGTTAAAAAGTTATTCATATTCTAATCcaactactactactactactacaaGAGCAATCGAACAAGCATTGGGTGTAAGTACCAGGGTAACTAATTCAAAGATTGATTTTAATAGTGAGGAGCTTGGTGGATTATTTAATACAAGAAAGTTACAACATATgacaaattttgaatataatgatGAACATTTTTTGGAATCAGAAGaagttattattacaaatatttgtgATCTAGAAATTAGtgtttatttgaataataggCCAATATATGGATCTCCATTTACTCCATATATAGATAATTTGGTAGAAATACGAAATTGGTATAGAATTGTGgatttaaattcttctgATAGTACTGAAAGAAAGTTTGAAAAGTTATTAGAATCTGATGATTTTGAAGGAGCAATAAAGTTGATGAAAGAGttagaaagaaaatatttgcaTGATTTTAAGGtaatattagaagaatTGGAGAGAGATCCAACAGAACAAGAGCAAATTTTGGATAATGTTGGAAAGATTTCAAATGAACAAGATCAATGGACTTTGTTACAAAAGAATAAACAACGTTTAGAACAAATTATTAGAGATAATAATGATCGagaaaatttgattttaacATTTGGAAGgtttttattgaaaagattAGAGAGTCAAATGATAAGAAGACAAAAAGTTGATTCTGATTTATCATCATAtagaatattaaaagaaaataatttggaaCCATTATGTCATAGTTTAGAagttgaatataataaattccaACAACAAAGAACAAGAGAATTAATACGTTTAGTTTCATTATTAGAgacaaataaattaaattcattagaagaattaatGGAATTATATCAATTAATTGCTGATGAATTAAGATCATTAGGACGTGGAAATTTGGCTAATCAATTTGATTTAGTTAATAGATGTTTAATAGAAGAGCAACAATTAACAAATATACGTGAAAGTTTACAAAGAAAGAGTGAAGTATTAGCAAAAATGGATGAAATGGTAACAACTAGAGAGAAAGCATTAGAAAtgattttatcaaattatAATCAAGCAATAAAAATGGAAGAGGATCatattgaagaagaaattgagaaaattaaagttgATATTTTAAGAAAACTAAATTTTAATCCAAGTACTGGCGTACAAACTGAGGattcattatcatttaCAGATACTATTATTGGAccattaatattggatCGAATTTTAggtaatgatgaaaatcaatcaaaaaatgattttaataataataataataatcataataattatcataagagtaattttaataaatatttttctattattgatCATAATAATAGTGATTATGCAATTCATGTTATGAAAATGTATTGGAAACCTTTAATGGAATGGGATTTAAAATGTTTTGTTaagatattaaaacaatGTCCAAGAATATCTATTTGTTTGagagaattattttcatattttgcAAATACAAGATGGAAGAATAATGAAACACAAATGAGTATATATGGTGATTTAATTCATAAAAGTGATAATggtaattattattcatataaaaataataattttggtaataataatgaaatagaagaaagtatgaataataataataatattaataataataataataatattaataataatgataatttaacatcaattgataataataatcacaaattttcaaataaagaaaatataaaatcaATTAGTAAATGGACAGTAGGAACACCACTTGTTACATCAGATGATCCAAATTTAAGTATTTATAGAAAAGCAATGGGTATAACCAGAAATGGatttaaaagattaatcatttcattaaatttatcaccagaattaattaaatcagAAAAAACTATTGAAGGATTATTTCATAAATATAGTATGGAAAGAACAACAAGTAATATACATTatagtaataaaaatgttaGAGTAATAACACAAGAATTATGGATACCTTTATTAAGAGAATTAGCATATATTAATGCATTAGTACGTTTTGATGTATTAAGACAATCAACTTTAGGTAGTAATGCATTATTAAgattatataaaaatattaatgattttacAGGAAAAGTTGATTATTCAGTTTgggaaaataatatatctaGTACTAATATTGgagaaaaattaatgattaatTTAGAAAGTGATGATTTTAAAGGATTAAgtcaaaatttaattaattcaaaaaataaaataaatgatgaacaaaataatcaaaataatatgaataaaaataaaaataataataataataataatagtaataataataatatagaaTTAGGAGGTAATCATAAAAATCATGTATTACAATCAGGAGTTGCAGTAACAcaagataatattaaagatttaaatagAGTAACTGCATTTAGACATTTTTGTGAATTACATTTAATACCATTATATAAACAAGTTTATGGAAATGAAGATTTTACAACAATGTTAATGTTACcattttctaaaatattatcatcagAACAAGATGAATTATTACGTGGATTAGATGCtattgatttaaaagatAGTGGAGGAACATGTATTAATTCTGAAGAAATTTCTGGagataattctaataaagaattaatagaaaataagaaaagatATTTATCAAGCCAATCAACACATGAAAAGGTTGAatgtaaaattaataattgtttaaaAATTGTTGTATCacaattaaaaatgaatatagCATCAGCAATATTTATACAATTAGCATCAAAAAGTATGAAAGAATATGAATTTGATATAACACGTGAATTAGtagaatttaaaagaatatcaaatgatgatgatatattaaaaaattattatgtaacagaatttgattatattaaaCCTTTACAATTACATGAATATTTAACAAATATAGGTATGATACCTGGCCATATAAGTGGTAATGAAATGCATAACGTTGTAGAGAAAGTATTATCATCTAGAGAAGAATATTTACCAAAAGAATTACCAGTTACTTATAAATATCCaaaatcattatcattTCCAGGATATATTGAAACTTTATCAATGTGTATAGCTAAAGGTAtagtaaataaattatcagGATCATTATGGAGTGAGGGAGATATAAGAACAGAAGTTATTGAACATTTggtattatttaatttatatgaTACATCAagaatatag
- a CDS encoding Aps1p/AP17 like clathrin adaptor protein has translation KKKKKDTYKYICIFSFKVIMFRFFLLISRQGKTRLEKWYSSYQQSERKRFIKEVTQMIINRQGKLCNFIDWKGHTLVVKRYASLYFVACIDKNDNELLALEIIHHYVEVLDRYFGNVCELDLIFNFHKAYFILDEIILAGEIEESSKKAALRVISTQDSMMDENKDHGNIILNGSSVGVSISTPNIALSAVNAAKRAGALF, from the coding sequence aaaaaaaaaaaaaaagatacaTATAAATACATATGtatcttttcttttaaagtAATTATGTTCAGGTTCTTTCTACTTATCAGCAGACAAGGCAAAACTAGATTGGAAAAATGGTATTCATCTTATCAACAATCAGAACGTAAAAGATTTATCAAAGAAGTTACGCAAATGATCATTAATAGACAAGGTAAATTATGTAATTTTATCGATTGGAAAGGGCACACACTTGTTGTTAAAAGATATGCAAGCCTTTATTTTGTTGCTTGtattgataaaaatgataatgaacTTCTTGCTCTTGAAATTATACATCATTATGTTGAAGTACTTGATCGATATTTTGGAAATGTTTGTGAACTTGATcttatattcaatttccACAAAGCTTATTTTATTCTGGATGAAATTATTCTTGCTGgtgaaattgaagaaagcAGTAAAAAAGCTGCATTAAGAGTTATTTCTACACAAGATTCCATGAtggatgaaaataaagatcatggtaatattatattaaatggaAGTTCTGTTGGAGTTAGTATTTCCACACCTAATATTGCTTTATCAGCTGTTAATGCTGCTAAAAGAGCTGGTGCtctattttaa
- a CDS encoding ribosomal protein S29 has translation NKTYINLRMGYSKVYNSHPKTYGQGSRCCRVCYNHHGLIRKYSLNICRQCFRERAEAIGFHKYK, from the coding sequence aacaaaactTACATTAATTTAAGAATGGGCTACAGCAAGGTTTACAATTCACATCCAAAGACTTACGGTCAAGGCAGCAGATGTTGCCGTGTCTGTTACAATCATCATGGCTTAATTAGAAAGTATTCACTGAACATTTGCAGACAATGCTTCCGTGAAAGAGCAGAAGCAATAGGATTCCACAAATATAAGTAA
- a CDS encoding 26S proteasomal subunit S3; PINT domain containing protein, producing the protein SAIGRKVRINMEKEKNQDNVEKTQEATTKQNVENTVVVDKFVLELISSMDLIKRGVESADQRLIGRALRLCSLSRISLKRKYVLEVLDNIEKIISTEESEEINITILKSLRSNLDLEFLKNENDVEMKDESDNNTEAEMKKTINAIEKMDWNSMKPCLKECITLLGLLILIRMYSVRAENYIAKKEKSLELRRNNFQECLEFSKILFDYCRRSTSQTMDQLISKVLYFYSRIHEICGEFTNIRNDVLESYRNAVLNHNNMTQAACINLILRNYVLTKRYDLGLKALEKMVYPENLSSGIHQARYLYYSGRIYSAQLEYQSAFNSFTQSLRKTPQTKGRGSLNFALSVQKFAIVVQMLMGEVPDRSIFNSTDLRKGLVPYLELVKAVRSGDMKEFDLNLQKRGKIYERDGTLSLIKRLAHNVIRSGLKTICSSYNRIYLDDIAKYFGWDNSHDVEGVVSKAILDKVVDAKINDDIKCLESQHKCETYGSESMLNNLHSRIAFSLLLRSNAIKAMEYPQNMPINNENNDDEEARRLSQEEIEAAVNSVDDGMI; encoded by the coding sequence tctgCGATTGGTAGGAAGGTGAGGATAAACATGGAAAAGGAGAAGAACCAAGATAATGTAGAAAAGACTCAAGAAGCTACAACAAAGCAGAATGTGGAGAATACTGTTGTAGTTGATAAGTTTGTTCTTGagttaatttcttcaatggatttaataaaaagaggCGTTGAGTCTGCAGATCAAAGATTAATTGGGCGTGCTTTGAGATTATGTAGTTTGAGTAGAATTAGTTTAAAGAGGAAGTATGTATTAGAGGTTTTGGATAATATTGAGAAGATAATAAGTACTGAAGAAtcagaagaaataaatattacaatATTGAAATCATTAAGATCAAACTTAGATTTAGAGTTTTTAAAGAATGAGAATGATGTAGAAATGAAAGATGAATCAGACAATAATACAGAAGCAGAAATGAAGAAGACTATTAATGCAATAGAAAAAATGGATTGGAATTCAATGAAGCCCTGTTTAAAGGAATGCATTACACTTTTGGGCCTTTTAATCCTTATAAGAATGTATAGTGTTAGAGCAGAGAATTATATAGCAAAAAAGGAGAAGTCTTTAGAattaagaagaaataatttccaGGAATGTTTGGAATTCTCTAAGATTCTGTTTGATTATTGTAGAAGAAGTACAAGCCAAACAATGgatcaattaatttcaaaagttttatatttttattcaagaATTCACGAAATTTGTGGAGAATTCACAAATATAAGAAATGATGTTCTGGAGAGTTACAGAAATGCTGTATTAaatcataataatatgaCCCAGGCAGCATGTATTAACTTGATTCTTAGAAACTATGTCTTGACTAAAAGATATGATTTGGGATTAAAAGCATTGGAAAAGATGGTTTATCCAGAGAACCTTTCATCTGGAATACATCAAGCGAGATATCTTTATTACTCAGGGAGAATTTACTCTGCTCAACTTGAATATCAATCGGCTTTTAATAGTTTCACCCAGTCTCTTAGGAAGACTCCACAGACAAAAGGAAGAGGATCACTAAATTTTGCTCTTTCTGTTCAGAAGTTTGCAATTGTGGTTCAAATGCTCATGGGAGAAGTTCCAGATCGTTccatttttaattcaacCGATTTAAGAAAAGGACTGGTGCCATATCTTGAGCTTGTGAAAGCAGTAAGATCTGGAGACATGAAAGAGTTTGATTTAAATCTCCAGAAGAGAGGAAAAATATATGAACGTGATGGAACACTTTCATTGATTAAAAGGCTAGCTCATAATGTCATTAGATCTGGGCTTAAGACTATATGCTCATCTTATAATCGAATATATCTGGATGATATTGCTAAATATTTTGGTTGGGACAATTCCCACGATGTTGAAGGAGTTGTGTCTAAAGCTATTTTAGATAAGGTTGTTGATGCAAAGATCAATGACGATATTAAATGCTTAGAGAGTCAACACAAGTGTGAAACTTACGGCTCAGAATCAATGCTCAATAATCTCCATTCTCGTATTGCTTTTAGTCTTCTCCTAAGAAGTAATGCTATCAAAGCTATGGAATATCCGCAGAACATGCCTATTAACAAcgaaaataatgatgatgaagaagcCAGGAGACTATCACAGGAAGAAATTGAGGCTGCTGTCAATAGCGTTGACGATGGAATGATTTAG